The DNA window CTACAAAATAATAGCCGAAAATTTAGATGCTGATTTCTATCCCCTTCCATACAAAGAAATGGAGGAAAGACGTTCCAAGATCATCGACCTAATCCTAAATTCACCATATAAATACGTTTTAGTATCTGGCTGTGGTCCTGAGCATTACATGTGGGCCGAACTTAAATCAGAACTTAAAACCCACATGAATTAAACCTTTTGGGTAAAAATTAGTTATAAAAAATTCCCATATTATTTTTAAAGTAACCTAACTTCCTAGAACAATATTTTTTTTAAAATTATCGTTGAACGTGATCAAACCCATGAACTGGTTTTATGATGTATATCAGTTTTCTTTTGATGGTTTAATGGAATATCTAAAAAAAATAATTGTGGATGTTATTTTTTTTGTAAATTTATTTTATTCAACTGCATATCTACTTAAAATGTCCACCATTCTATGGATAGTTCCTGAGAGTGGGCCTAACTTGTTTGCAACTTTGTAGAGCAGTTTTAGATCTTCTAATTTTAATCCACCTATAATTGCCAACACTCCAAGGTATAAAAATGGGGATACCACAATTCCAATGAACAGGAACAGTACAGTTGGTGGGAACAGCATGAATACTGCCCCCATTATGAGGGATGCCAATAAAATTTTTCCATATTCCCCGAGGGGCAGTTTGACATTTGCAAGTTTTAACGTGCTCCACATCAAGGTTACCATGATTGATAGTGATGCAATGGTTGTTGCAACAGCTGCACCGTTAATACCGTATGGAGGAATGAGTGCCAAGCTTAATATTAGATCCACAGTGATTCCTGCAACCAGTACGTACATTGGTAGTCTTGGCTTCCCAAGACCCTGTGAGATACTTGATGAAATTGTGTAAAGTGTGAAGAAGAGCATTCCTGCTGCAAGTATTTGTAGTGCTGCGACTCCTGGTAGAAAATCCTGTCCGAATAATAGTTTAATTATTGGATTTGCAAACACAACTGTTCCAACACAGAGCGGTACCACCACAAAGGAAACGTACCTGTAGGACTGTCTGATGTAAGTCTTAAGTAGTACATGGTCTCTTAGACTCATTGCCTCTGCAGTTGCTGGAAGCACCGATGTTGCCACAGCCATGGATATTATGAGAGGGAGTCTGGCTATGGTGCTCGATACGTTGAAGTATCCCATTAAGTTACTTCCAGGATAGTAATAGGCTATTACAAACGTAGCCATATCGTAAAGGGCTAGTTCAGCCAGTCCAGTGATTACTACTGGTATTGAAAAAATTATCAACATCTTGGCTATTCCCAACTGATCAGAAAATTCTAACTTGGTGCTTGCCCTCGATAACAGATTCCGGGGTTTTGACAGTTTTGTACGAATATCCCTCTGGAAAAGATAGACTGCTGCACCGAGTGCTGCCATAAATCCTATGGCCGTACCAATAACAGCTCCTGCAACGTATAGTCCTGCCCAAACAAGTAAAATAGCGGCTCCAACCATGAAAATTAGTTCCACAGCCCTTGTTATCAAAATGTTGGTCATCTGATAGAATCCCTGGAAAGTTCCCCTCATGGCCCCTACAATGACACTAAATGGTGTGATGAGTGCTATGAGTTGGAATGGAAGAGTTGCTTCAGGGTTGTTAAGTGCTACAGCAATTGGATGAGCTAAGAAAAATATGATCACACTGAAAATAAGTCCAAACCCAGTCATCATCGTCATTGCAACGCTTATAATGGATTTAACCATTTCAGTATCATTTTGAGCATGATACTCCGATACATGTTTTGCAATGGCTGGAGGAAGTCCTGCACCTGCGATGATGATAAAAAATCCTTGGAGTGGCCAGGTGATACTCAGTATACTGTAACCTGCAGGACCAAGTAAATTTGCCATTGCCACCTTGTATATGTACCCTCCAATCCTGTAGAGGAAAGATCCAATGAGGATGACTATACTGCCTTTAGCAATCTTTGAACTCATAATTATAACCATTGAAATTTAATTTAGTTTTAGATCCTAAACCAGAGTTATCTCTAGTCATAGATTTAATGTTTGATGTCTATAATAGTATAATGGATATCGATCCAGTCAAAATTGACTTTGATGGTTTTCCATGATTGAAATTAGAATAATGGACACTTCATTAACTCTGCTAAGAATTAGTGTTTAGTTCTACATGTATAAATACATGGACCAATATATGAATTTCAAATTTCAGTATTTTATTACATTAACAGAAATTTCGTTCTAAATTTAAATGAGGGGTGTATATTATTAAAGTTATTATGGCGACAGGCACATTTGACATAATCCATCCAGGTCATGGATACTACCTTGAAGAATCTAAGAAAATTGGTGGTGAAGATGCCCATCTTGTTGTGGTGGTTGCAAGGGATTCCACTGTACGATCCGAGAAAAGATTGCCTGTTGTCGATGAAAATCAACGGCTGGAAGTTGTTCAGATGTTAAAACCTGTGGATGAAGCTTATCTTGGTGATGAAAATGACATGTTTAAGGTTGTAGAGAAAATCAAACCCGACATCATAACCATAGGTCCAGATCAGAAACACAACGTTGAAAAACTTAAGAATCAACTGAAAGAAAGGGGAATAGAATCTGATGTGGTTAAGGTTACTGGATACAGGAAAGCCGAACTAGACAGTACTTGTAAAATTATTAAAAAAGTACAGTCCATGGAATTCGATCCTAAAATATTTGAGGAATGCTGAGAATTTTTAGAAGGAAACCTTAGGCTTTCCTTTTTGAAATAATTTCTAAAAAAAAGAAAAAAAGAAGGGAATTTTAATATTTGCTTGTTTTGAAGTTTAACATGTATTGGCTGTTGTTGTTTCCTGCTGTGTCCTTGACTGCGCTGGTTGGTATGTACACTTGGTAGTTGTTGAGGCTTAACCTGCTTACTGTCATTTTAAGTGTGATAGTGTTTCCATTGATGCTTGTTACTGTTGATTTTGCTATTTTTCCTGTTGAAATGTTTTTGATGTATATCTTGGAGAAATTAACTCCTTTAATGATATTTTCGTTGAATTTTATGGTTATTGGTGCTGTGAGTGACACATTTTGAGTGTTTTGTGCTGGTGTGGTTTTAACTGGTTTAGGTACTTTTTTGTCGATCGTGTAGGTCTTAGTGTACACTGGAGATTTGTTACCTGCAAGATCCACTGCGAAGAATTTCAATGTGCTTGTGGATTTGATATTGATTGGTCCCGTGTATTTAGTGCTGTTGGTTGTTGGTGTTTTACCGTTTAAGGTGTAATATATGGTTCCAGCTTTGTTCATGCGGAGTTTAACTGTTTTATTTGTGTTGTATATTCCGCTGTTTATGTTGGCTGCAGCTGTTGGTGCTGTTTTGTCGATGGTGTAGGTTGCTGTGTAAACAGGGGATTTGTTTCCTGCAAGATCAATTGCAATGTACTTCAACGTTGCTGTTGAGCTGATATTGATTTGTCCTGTGTACTTAGTGCTGTTAGCTGTTGGTGTTTTACCATTTAAGGTGTAGTATATGGTTCCGGCTTTGTTCATACTGAGTTTAACTGTTTTAGTTGTG is part of the Methanobacterium lacus genome and encodes:
- a CDS encoding adenylyltransferase/cytidyltransferase family protein, translated to MATGTFDIIHPGHGYYLEESKKIGGEDAHLVVVVARDSTVRSEKRLPVVDENQRLEVVQMLKPVDEAYLGDENDMFKVVEKIKPDIITIGPDQKHNVEKLKNQLKERGIESDVVKVTGYRKAELDSTCKIIKKVQSMEFDPKIFEEC
- a CDS encoding flippase, encoding MSSKIAKGSIVILIGSFLYRIGGYIYKVAMANLLGPAGYSILSITWPLQGFFIIIAGAGLPPAIAKHVSEYHAQNDTEMVKSIISVAMTMMTGFGLIFSVIIFFLAHPIAVALNNPEATLPFQLIALITPFSVIVGAMRGTFQGFYQMTNILITRAVELIFMVGAAILLVWAGLYVAGAVIGTAIGFMAALGAAVYLFQRDIRTKLSKPRNLLSRASTKLEFSDQLGIAKMLIIFSIPVVITGLAELALYDMATFVIAYYYPGSNLMGYFNVSSTIARLPLIISMAVATSVLPATAEAMSLRDHVLLKTYIRQSYRYVSFVVVPLCVGTVVFANPIIKLLFGQDFLPGVAALQILAAGMLFFTLYTISSSISQGLGKPRLPMYVLVAGITVDLILSLALIPPYGINGAAVATTIASLSIMVTLMWSTLKLANVKLPLGEYGKILLASLIMGAVFMLFPPTVLFLFIGIVVSPFLYLGVLAIIGGLKLEDLKLLYKVANKLGPLSGTIHRMVDILSRYAVE